TGGTCAAGGCGAACACGGGCGAGGCGGACAGACTGAGAGACAGCATCGAGGGGATCGACGGCGTGGAGGCGGCCCACATCGTCGCCGGCGACGTCGACATCATCGCGAAGGCGCGCGTCGACACGCCCGGCGAGGTAAAGGAGATCGCGGCGAGCCAGATCCAGGGTATCCGCGGCGTCGAGGACACGCAGACGTACAT
Above is a genomic segment from Natrononativus amylolyticus containing:
- a CDS encoding Lrp/AsnC family transcriptional regulator yields the protein MVTAFVMVKANTGEADRLRDSIEGIDGVEAAHIVAGDVDIIAKARVDTPGEVKEIAASQIQGIRGVEDTQTYIAMD